ATCCGGTTTAGGCTAGCCCTGCAATGTTATGTTATAACAGCCTCTTCATTGAGGGAGTATAAGCTTCTGTGGCCCTCGACCATCAGGGACGGCCGGATGGCCCCCATTTCGATTTAACGTGTTCAGGAGAGTTATGGTTGCCAAACGCGAACGCCGCAGGATGGAACGAGAGCTGGTTGCTTCGCTAACGTGGGCCTGTGAGGAAGCGAAACCCGCACTGCCCGGTTTTTGCTGGCTGACGCACACGGTCGATTATCAATCTTTTCCCGAAAGCCTGGTGGTCACGTGGGTGTTCGATACCCACGCCGACATGCTCAGCGCGCTTGAGAGCGAAGCCCGACAAACGATCGACGCTCTCACCGCACGAGCGTTGGCCGATGCCGGCGTGGTTATTGATGACATATCCCGCCACGTCGACCTGGACAGCGAAGAAGCTTGTCAGCGGTCCCACGGCGGTAATTGGGAAGCCCGGCTGCATAGACGTCGGGCGACACATTGAATGGCGAAGAAGGTAGAAAATCCGTGTGTGTCGATCTGCCAACTCAAAGGCGGTCTTTGTGTGGGCTGCGGGCGCACCAAGGACGAGATAAGACAGTGGACATCGATGAAACGGCCGGAAAGGATGAAAACGGTGAAGCTCGCGGAGCAGCGTCTGAAAAAGTTGAACGTCGACTGATCCACGAGGCTCGATGAATCCGGAGGACGGTCCCTTGAGCTGGCCGCTCAAGAGGATATATGGCGTCGAAGCGGTTCTGTCCCGAACCGACTGAAGCCTTCCGGCAATCCCACCCAGACCTCAACCATCATCACGCTCGCAAATCGCCCGCAGTCGTTCACGATCTTCCGGCAAGAGGGCAGCTTCATTATCGCTCAACGCCAACGCACGCCTGGCGTGGTGGGCCGCAGCGGTCCGGGTGGCAGCGTCACCGGTAGCCCGCAACGAGCACAGGACCTTCTGAAAATGGGTCGCCACTTCGATCGAGCCAGCGCCATCCCGGCCGATCGCCGTGAAAGCATCATCAAACAGATCGTTGACGTCCAGGGCCGGGACCATGACCCGCGTGCACTCTGCTTCGACAGCCTTTTCCCCGCTAACGGGTTCCTGCAAACGATTCAAAAGGTCCAGGCTGTGCGTAAGGACATCGATTGCCGTGCCGGGGTCATTGACCGCCGGTGATAGCGCACGACAGGCAATCTGCGACAACACCACGAAACCATACCTGGGGTCCTCGTCAAAGGTTCGGGTCTTACCGATCTGGAACTTGGCAATCACGTCATCGGCATTCCACGCACCCTGGCCACCAGAGCCACCCTGGACGTACGCGAGGGGTGTGTCGGGAGCGATGCACATCCCCGGCATTGCAGCGACCGTAATATGCCCATCCATATCCTCGGCCAATCGCTGAAGGCCGTGGATATCGATATGCTGCAAGTAGCCCACACGGCGCGTGTATATCGCTCGCCCGTCCTTCACCGAATGGGCAGGCATGCCGCCCATATGGGGCTTGGCCTTCCTGCCATCCAGCGCCGTACCGGTTGCCCGAGCGACCTTGCCGATGATCATCTCGAGCCGCCCCAACCTTGCAATCCGGTCGATCCAGGTCACGAACGTCAGGATAACGATACAGAACACCAGTACGGTCAGGGAGAACAGGACAAAACGCCCGCCCGCGTCGAAATAACTGTTCTTGGCCGCGACCAACCCGACCAGGCTGTAGATGAACGTGCCGATAAAAGCGGACAAGGCAAACTGGGAAATGTCGTCGGCCAATACCAACGGGAACGCACGAGGCGAAGCGGTGTTACTGGCGGAAGAGTACGCCGCGACCATGGAACCTACGGCCAGGGTGGCGATCACC
The window above is part of the Marinobacter nanhaiticus D15-8W genome. Proteins encoded here:
- a CDS encoding DUF1289 domain-containing protein, which produces MAKKVENPCVSICQLKGGLCVGCGRTKDEIRQWTSMKRPERMKTVKLAEQRLKKLNVD
- a CDS encoding DUF2254 domain-containing protein, producing the protein MRMGQLAGEMQFYLNRFGEKLWVKPLAACVLSIFGALLARAANETGLDQYVPDITAESVETLLSIMASSMMVIATLAVGSMVAAYSSASNTASPRAFPLVLADDISQFALSAFIGTFIYSLVGLVAAKNSYFDAGGRFVLFSLTVLVFCIVILTFVTWIDRIARLGRLEMIIGKVARATGTALDGRKAKPHMGGMPAHSVKDGRAIYTRRVGYLQHIDIHGLQRLAEDMDGHITVAAMPGMCIAPDTPLAYVQGGSGGQGAWNADDVIAKFQIGKTRTFDEDPRYGFVVLSQIACRALSPAVNDPGTAIDVLTHSLDLLNRLQEPVSGEKAVEAECTRVMVPALDVNDLFDDAFTAIGRDGAGSIEVATHFQKVLCSLRATGDAATRTAAAHHARRALALSDNEAALLPEDRERLRAICERDDG